A genome region from Micromonospora peucetia includes the following:
- a CDS encoding fibronectin type III domain-containing protein, whose translation MATIDDAGHAGTGPPRPRPRRMRGGVVTIATVAALLAAMGLTIHGLGAADNAVASHDASSWLWSAARSEMARVNGITARVDTRVGIPGARRHPMQVTQTDRLLVLRDLNTGQVSSLDLATLQITATTRTTPGLGVSVALHEDAAFVVDAVQGVVRQLDPRSLTPVGEPVRYPPGITGGSFDGKGRLWIAVPSEGTVSAITAAALPSAPASAAPAGAGLSPKKVETYDVAEASHELVVSTLDDGVAVLDRTAGALVTVRGGEVRSTPLTMTAPGALPARTSGPDVPVTVPGERRVHVVDDGGTVRAFTVPGAGDQLSPAVAWAGRYYCADAASGTVYAFDAAGQLVDTIRGRGAGPLELEVRENHLFINAPDAATARVVDDRHQVREVDKYANDVLGGDPPPAPPPPPPPKKPKVGKPGAPRSVTAAAGNAQARVSWRPAPANGAEIIRYVVQGAGQRVQVGANQRAVEIKGLTNGETYRFSVHAVNAKGDGPARTSNPVTPTAAVPDPPTGVTAQERPDGTVLVKWPAAKGQGNTIAKYVVTATSAGANAPAGESRKTELVVPAGELEYGTQYAFTVVAVNDRGAGSADSPVSNTVVPYAAPERPAGLRASTVADRPGTVAVQWSPAAANGRPVTKYLVDVGGRRSEVTDTRATVDGLGNGQNITVKVKAVNEAGPGPEASTTARTVAEPRITVTGSSAGATSATVTFTVDAGGGKATCSLSTSGEPAKTGNCSSITMTGLAPGKAYTFTVTASNAAGEGTATRAQTTAALYGIATCRNGSSGAEASYCSREIPGERNGNEIFEVTRQDNDQQAGWVANGTRLKANCKKQGEEVYAYIYNNEKRSTWWVQVDYKGKNYIPWAWLNLEGGDDIKVLPTC comes from the coding sequence GTGGCCACCATCGATGACGCCGGGCACGCCGGCACCGGCCCCCCGCGTCCCCGGCCCCGCCGGATGCGCGGCGGGGTCGTCACCATCGCGACGGTGGCCGCGCTGCTGGCCGCCATGGGGCTCACCATCCACGGGCTGGGCGCGGCGGACAACGCGGTGGCGAGCCACGACGCGAGTTCCTGGCTGTGGAGTGCCGCGCGCAGCGAGATGGCCCGCGTCAACGGGATCACCGCGCGGGTCGACACCCGGGTCGGGATCCCGGGTGCCCGCCGGCACCCGATGCAGGTCACCCAGACCGACCGGCTGCTGGTCCTGCGGGACCTGAACACCGGTCAGGTCAGCTCGCTGGACCTGGCCACCCTCCAGATCACCGCGACCACCAGGACGACCCCGGGCCTCGGTGTCAGCGTCGCCCTGCACGAGGACGCGGCGTTCGTCGTCGACGCCGTGCAGGGCGTCGTCCGGCAGCTCGACCCGCGGTCGCTGACCCCGGTCGGCGAGCCGGTGCGCTACCCGCCGGGCATCACCGGCGGGTCCTTCGACGGTAAGGGGCGGCTCTGGATCGCGGTGCCCAGCGAGGGCACCGTCTCGGCGATCACCGCAGCGGCGCTGCCCTCGGCGCCCGCGTCGGCCGCCCCCGCGGGGGCCGGCCTCAGCCCGAAGAAGGTCGAGACGTACGACGTCGCGGAGGCCAGCCACGAGCTGGTCGTCTCCACGCTGGACGACGGCGTCGCGGTGCTCGACCGCACCGCCGGGGCGCTGGTCACCGTGCGGGGCGGCGAGGTCCGGTCCACGCCGTTGACGATGACGGCGCCGGGTGCGCTGCCGGCGCGGACCAGCGGGCCGGACGTGCCCGTGACGGTGCCCGGCGAGCGGCGGGTGCACGTGGTCGACGACGGCGGCACGGTGCGGGCCTTCACCGTGCCGGGCGCGGGCGACCAGCTCAGCCCGGCCGTGGCGTGGGCGGGCAGGTACTACTGCGCCGACGCGGCGTCCGGCACGGTCTACGCCTTCGACGCCGCTGGCCAGCTCGTCGACACGATCCGGGGGCGGGGCGCCGGGCCGCTGGAGCTGGAGGTGCGGGAGAACCACCTGTTCATCAACGCTCCCGACGCGGCGACCGCCCGGGTGGTGGACGACCGGCACCAGGTCCGCGAGGTCGACAAGTACGCCAACGACGTGCTCGGCGGCGACCCGCCGCCGGCTCCCCCGCCGCCGCCCCCGCCGAAGAAGCCGAAGGTGGGCAAGCCGGGTGCGCCACGCAGCGTGACCGCTGCCGCCGGCAACGCGCAGGCCCGGGTGAGCTGGCGGCCGGCCCCGGCCAACGGTGCGGAGATCATCCGGTACGTGGTGCAGGGCGCTGGCCAGCGGGTGCAGGTGGGCGCCAACCAGCGGGCCGTGGAGATCAAGGGCCTGACCAACGGCGAGACGTACCGGTTCTCGGTGCACGCGGTCAACGCGAAGGGCGACGGTCCCGCGCGTACCAGCAACCCGGTGACGCCGACGGCTGCGGTGCCGGACCCGCCGACCGGCGTCACCGCCCAGGAGCGCCCGGACGGCACGGTGCTGGTGAAGTGGCCGGCGGCGAAGGGGCAGGGCAACACGATCGCGAAGTACGTCGTCACGGCCACCTCGGCGGGCGCCAACGCCCCGGCCGGCGAGTCCCGTAAGACCGAACTGGTGGTGCCGGCGGGCGAGCTGGAATACGGCACGCAGTACGCGTTCACGGTGGTGGCGGTCAACGACCGGGGTGCCGGCTCGGCGGACTCGCCGGTGAGCAACACCGTCGTGCCGTACGCGGCGCCGGAGCGTCCGGCGGGGCTGCGGGCGAGCACCGTGGCCGACCGGCCGGGCACCGTCGCGGTGCAGTGGTCCCCGGCGGCGGCGAATGGCCGGCCGGTGACGAAGTACCTGGTGGACGTGGGTGGGCGCCGCAGTGAGGTGACCGATACCCGGGCCACGGTGGACGGCTTGGGCAACGGTCAGAACATCACCGTGAAGGTGAAGGCGGTCAACGAGGCGGGTCCCGGCCCGGAGGCCAGCACCACGGCGCGTACGGTGGCCGAGCCCCGCATCACCGTGACCGGTTCCTCGGCGGGCGCCACGTCGGCGACGGTGACGTTCACCGTGGACGCCGGTGGCGGCAAGGCGACCTGCTCGCTGAGCACGAGCGGTGAGCCGGCGAAGACCGGCAACTGCTCCAGCATCACGATGACGGGCCTGGCGCCGGGCAAGGCGTACACGTTCACGGTGACGGCGAGCAACGCCGCCGGCGAGGGCACCGCCACCCGCGCCCAGACCACCGCCGCCCTGTACGGGATCGCCACCTGCCGTAACGGCTCCTCCGGTGCGGAGGCCAGCTACTGCAGCCGGGAGATCCCCGGCGAGCGCAACGGCAACGAGATCTTCGAGGTAACCCGGCAGGACAACGACCAGCAGGCCGGCTGGGTCGCGAACGGCACCCGGCTCAAGGCCAACTGCAAGAAGCAGGGCGAAGAGGTCTACGCCTACATCTACAACAACGAGAAGCGCAGCACCTGGTGGGTGCAGGTCGACTACAAGGGGAAGAACTACATCCCCTGGGCCTGGCTCAACCTGGAGGGCGGCGACGACATCAAGGTCCTGCCCACCTGCTGA
- a CDS encoding tetratricopeptide repeat protein, with the protein MSHPSPLAAVQHRALALRAAGDLTSARRLLTDAVGSARPPYGKDHPDVLSSAHLLARLHREANDPGAARRVLEEAFAAGERLWPPSDPLMLALSFELAAVADELGNRHEARRNYTRVAALGPAVLGVDHPAVRTARQYLGAAAPAPQPVPPVARPDMSALSEPTMSLAVLSTAWRPHEPAAVGPPQPPAAQPTPPHVAGGPAAVPAPPRIPPIPPPPPVPGVRGVGRAAPVPPAPPVAASPYQPRPVGHAPQVPPAPPQPYPAPQQAAQIPPPPAVPVPPHQTWAPTVPPHVPAPPQAAQAPAPHPPGRGQATPYTAPPQRIPPPPTIPPPPIVPTPPGPARAAVPLPPVVPPSTASPTQPPHTPAVPIPPPPVVPSQRPGPTPPQSPWAPPPGPTQPPATRGPSAPTPQSPPRPAPAAGVASVVPNPRTVPPSRAPLASEAPVSSPPAVTASAAPSAPPIGRHTAAPAAMPEPRTTGTPAAPMPAVEVPSPAAAAGAVSPAAEAPHSSSPDAAAPPRSEAPERPAGPAPGWAKPTIQVKQIEPLLAEEIARAAGTPAGPDAPVGAARSPEAPSTDPAPAHATPPISAPPAPPVSAPPFSASPHPVSPHPATPVSAPPAHWTSSPPVSAPPRGVSSPPAPPLPSVPPAPSVMPPPVSAPPGHPQQFSAPPVVPPVSAPPWSMSAPPWSSTAPPQALTGPAADDAAADVEDELERAERERAELEESRPQPADPEREQADDLPPAYLDIDETFPMKAQPYRAGTAAGRPAQQQAPPVPPPLAYPMMAEPEEGGRNRTVVIVAVAVAVLAVAALVGVGALVLNRDAAGPASPASATPSATTAAGPPPGGLTLKDDSATITLKWTDPAGGGVPFMVAGGRVGQALGVMATVDPGRTSYTVNGLNSRVDYCFTVLAVYSTDSFATSGQVCTEREGDTPSS; encoded by the coding sequence GTGTCCCATCCCTCTCCCCTGGCCGCCGTGCAGCACCGGGCCCTCGCCCTGCGCGCCGCGGGCGATCTCACCTCCGCCCGTCGACTGCTCACCGACGCCGTCGGCTCCGCCCGGCCTCCGTACGGCAAGGACCACCCGGATGTGCTGAGCAGCGCGCACCTGCTGGCCCGCCTGCACAGGGAGGCGAACGACCCGGGTGCCGCCCGCCGGGTGCTGGAGGAGGCGTTCGCCGCCGGTGAACGCCTCTGGCCACCCTCCGATCCGCTGATGCTGGCGCTCTCCTTCGAGTTGGCCGCGGTGGCGGACGAGTTGGGCAACCGGCACGAGGCCCGCCGCAACTACACCCGCGTCGCCGCTCTCGGGCCCGCCGTGCTCGGTGTCGACCATCCGGCGGTACGCACGGCCCGGCAGTATCTCGGCGCCGCCGCTCCCGCCCCTCAGCCCGTCCCGCCCGTCGCGCGCCCCGACATGTCGGCACTCTCCGAGCCGACGATGTCGCTGGCGGTGCTCTCCACCGCCTGGCGGCCACACGAGCCGGCCGCGGTCGGCCCACCGCAGCCACCGGCCGCGCAGCCGACGCCGCCGCACGTCGCCGGTGGCCCGGCGGCCGTACCGGCGCCTCCACGCATCCCGCCGATCCCGCCGCCTCCGCCCGTCCCGGGTGTGCGCGGCGTGGGGCGGGCCGCCCCCGTTCCCCCGGCGCCGCCCGTTGCGGCGTCCCCGTATCAGCCCCGTCCGGTCGGCCACGCGCCGCAGGTGCCGCCCGCACCGCCGCAGCCCTACCCGGCTCCGCAGCAGGCCGCCCAGATTCCGCCCCCGCCGGCGGTGCCCGTTCCGCCACACCAGACGTGGGCCCCGACGGTGCCGCCCCACGTGCCGGCCCCGCCGCAGGCCGCCCAGGCGCCAGCACCACATCCCCCCGGGCGGGGGCAGGCCACTCCGTACACCGCTCCGCCGCAGCGGATTCCGCCACCGCCGACGATTCCGCCACCGCCGATCGTGCCCACGCCACCGGGACCGGCCCGTGCCGCCGTACCCCTGCCTCCGGTGGTGCCGCCCTCGACCGCTTCCCCGACGCAGCCGCCACACACCCCGGCGGTGCCCATACCGCCGCCACCGGTCGTCCCGTCGCAACGACCCGGGCCCACGCCGCCGCAGTCCCCCTGGGCGCCTCCACCCGGGCCGACCCAACCGCCCGCGACACGGGGCCCGTCCGCGCCGACGCCGCAGAGCCCGCCGCGCCCCGCCCCGGCGGCGGGGGTGGCTTCGGTCGTCCCGAACCCGAGGACGGTCCCGCCATCGCGGGCCCCGCTGGCCTCGGAGGCCCCGGTGTCGTCTCCGCCCGCCGTGACGGCGAGTGCGGCACCGTCCGCCCCGCCGATCGGGCGGCATACGGCCGCACCCGCCGCCATGCCCGAGCCGCGGACCACTGGCACGCCTGCCGCGCCGATGCCCGCCGTCGAGGTACCCTCGCCCGCCGCAGCGGCGGGGGCGGTGTCGCCCGCAGCCGAGGCACCGCACTCTTCCTCACCGGATGCGGCGGCGCCGCCACGGTCGGAGGCACCGGAACGCCCGGCGGGGCCGGCACCCGGATGGGCCAAGCCGACCATCCAGGTCAAGCAGATCGAGCCGCTGCTCGCCGAGGAAATTGCCCGCGCCGCCGGCACACCTGCCGGACCGGACGCTCCAGTCGGTGCCGCGCGGTCGCCCGAGGCCCCGTCAACGGACCCGGCACCGGCTCACGCCACCCCGCCGATCAGCGCGCCCCCGGCACCGCCTGTCAGCGCACCGCCGTTCAGCGCGTCACCACACCCGGTGAGCCCTCACCCGGCAACGCCCGTCAGCGCACCACCTGCGCACTGGACGAGCAGCCCGCCCGTCAGCGCACCCCCGCGGGGCGTCAGTTCGCCGCCGGCACCTCCGCTGCCGTCGGTCCCGCCCGCTCCGTCGGTGATGCCGCCGCCGGTCAGCGCACCGCCCGGCCATCCGCAGCAGTTCAGCGCGCCACCCGTGGTCCCGCCGGTCAGCGCACCGCCGTGGAGCATGTCCGCGCCACCGTGGAGCAGCACGGCGCCCCCGCAGGCGTTGACGGGCCCAGCTGCCGACGACGCCGCGGCTGACGTCGAGGACGAACTGGAGCGGGCGGAGCGGGAACGGGCGGAACTGGAGGAGTCCAGGCCGCAGCCGGCAGACCCGGAACGGGAGCAGGCGGACGACCTGCCGCCGGCGTACCTCGACATCGACGAGACGTTCCCGATGAAGGCGCAGCCCTACCGGGCCGGGACAGCGGCCGGCCGCCCTGCCCAGCAGCAGGCGCCGCCGGTCCCGCCACCGCTGGCGTACCCGATGATGGCGGAGCCCGAGGAGGGCGGCCGGAACCGGACGGTGGTCATCGTCGCGGTGGCCGTCGCTGTCCTGGCCGTCGCGGCGCTGGTCGGCGTGGGCGCGTTGGTGCTCAACCGGGATGCGGCGGGACCTGCCTCGCCTGCGTCCGCCACGCCGTCGGCGACCACCGCCGCCGGCCCACCGCCGGGCGGGCTGACGCTGAAGGACGACTCGGCGACGATCACGCTCAAGTGGACGGACCCGGCGGGTGGCGGGGTGCCGTTCATGGTGGCCGGCGGCCGGGTCGGGCAGGCGCTGGGTGTGATGGCCACGGTGGACCCGGGCCGGACCAGCTACACGGTCAACGGGCTGAACTCGCGGGTGGACTACTGCTTCACCGTGCTCGCGGTCTACTCGACGGACTCGTTCGCCACGTCCGGGCAGGTCTGCACGGAGCGGGAGGGCGACACGCCGTCGAGTTGA
- a CDS encoding tyrosine-type recombinase/integrase: MSGTTAGRAELDAARLLLARMGISPADLVEAALARPPAPTFAEYVPVVSAAVSEGTRRAYGSYWKRVLEHWGQRRLDEPTPSEIEQLAEYVKTHVVARRNARGGRSAAEHLIAALRCLYKRAVADGFIAAADNPALKVAKLRRLPSTRRAVADTRLAEINAVAASTGDDPALDSLLLRLHTETACRRGGALALRPVDLDSDQCLILLREKGDTVRWQPVSPTLMMHLQRHAEERHATATGQLLRYRSGLPIRYRRYDHLWVRIGEHLPWVYVQQISTHWLRHTTLTWVERNFGYAVARAYAGHSEGGGDAGTTATYVRASLQEVAAALAALTNEPHPLA, encoded by the coding sequence ATGAGCGGGACTACGGCGGGTCGAGCCGAGTTGGATGCTGCCCGGTTGTTGCTGGCGCGGATGGGGATCTCACCGGCTGATCTTGTTGAGGCGGCGTTGGCGCGTCCGCCGGCGCCGACGTTCGCCGAGTACGTGCCGGTCGTGTCGGCGGCGGTGAGCGAAGGTACGCGTCGGGCGTATGGCTCGTACTGGAAGCGGGTGTTGGAGCACTGGGGGCAGCGGCGTCTTGACGAGCCGACGCCGTCGGAGATCGAGCAGTTGGCGGAGTACGTCAAGACGCATGTGGTGGCCCGGCGGAACGCCCGCGGCGGGCGTAGTGCGGCGGAGCATCTGATTGCGGCGTTGCGGTGTCTGTACAAGCGGGCGGTCGCTGATGGGTTCATCGCGGCGGCGGACAATCCTGCTTTGAAGGTGGCCAAGCTGCGGCGGTTGCCGAGTACCAGGCGGGCGGTGGCCGACACGAGGCTGGCGGAGATCAACGCCGTCGCGGCCAGCACGGGTGACGATCCGGCGTTGGACAGTTTGTTGTTGCGGCTGCACACGGAGACGGCGTGCCGCCGGGGTGGTGCGTTGGCGCTGCGCCCGGTGGATCTGGATTCGGATCAGTGCCTGATTCTGTTGCGGGAGAAGGGTGACACGGTGCGGTGGCAGCCGGTGTCACCGACGCTCATGATGCATCTGCAGCGGCATGCCGAGGAGCGCCATGCCACTGCCACGGGTCAGTTGTTGAGGTACCGCAGCGGGCTGCCGATCAGGTATCGGCGGTATGACCATCTGTGGGTTCGTATCGGCGAGCATCTGCCGTGGGTGTATGTGCAGCAGATCAGCACTCACTGGCTGCGGCATACGACGCTGACGTGGGTCGAGCGGAACTTCGGTTACGCCGTCGCCCGCGCCTACGCCGGACACTCCGAGGGCGGCGGCGACGCCGGCACCACCGCGACGTATGTCCGGGCGAGTCTTCAGGAGGTCGCCGCCGCGCTGGCCGCTCTCACCAACGAACCCCATCCCCTGGCGTGA